Proteins from a genomic interval of Rosa chinensis cultivar Old Blush chromosome 2, RchiOBHm-V2, whole genome shotgun sequence:
- the LOC112188635 gene encoding glutathione hydrolase 1 isoform X2, translated as MSYMVPILLTVVLLFLSLLPSTTSLHAASGLTQNRREVIIARNGAVATDDGRCSKIGMTVLREGGHAVDASVAAALCLGVVSPASSGIGGGAFMLIRQGNGKAQAFDMRETAPALASQNMYAANATLKSKGALSVAIPGELAGLHEAWKQHGRLPWERLVKPAERLARLGFKISPYLNMQMTITESGILADEGLRHIFTSKGRLLQTGVTCRNRKLAETLRQISKFGPVAFYNGSIGSKFIRDIRKAGGILTMNDLQSYKVKVTKPVSIDTLGHKILAMPPPSGGPLLILMLNILSKYGNISGVSDPLWVHRQIESLKHVFAVRMNLGDPDFVNVTKVLADMLSPKFAEELKKTILDNMTFDPSHYGGRWGQINDHGTSHLSIIDHEQNAISMTTTVNSYFGAQMLSSSTGIVLNNEMDDFSIPGNVSTVPPPAPANFIRPGKRPLSSMTPTIILKDEQLKAVVGASGGAMIIPATAEVLLNHFARGMDPLSSVLAPRFYHQLYPNVVHYENWTTVIGDHFELPAQIRKSLQKKGHVLEPLAGGAICQFIVIEVLKKNGGSQEFVAVSDPRKGGIPAGF; from the exons ATGTCAT ATATGGTGCCGATTTTGCTTACCGTTGTACTTCTGTTTCTCTCACTGTTACCTTCTACTACGAGCCTCCACGCTGCAAGTGGTTTAACCCAAAACAGGAGAGAGGTAATTATTGCTCGAAATGGTGCTGTTGCAACTGATGATGGCCGATGTTCCAAAATTGGGATGACTGTTCTTCGAGAAGGAGGTCATGCTGTTGATGCATCTGTAGCTGCCGCTCTGTGCTTAGGGGTGGTGAGTCCGGCATCAAGTGGCATTGGTGGAGGAGCCTTCATGCTTATTAGGCAAGGCAATGGGAAGGCACAAGCCTTTGATATGAGAGAAACTGCCCCAGCGCTGGCTTCTCAG AACATGTATGCTGCCAATGCTACTTTGAAAAGTAAAGGCGCTCTCTCTGTAGCGATTCCAGGGGAACTTGCAGGCCTTCATGAAGCTTGGAAACAACATGGAAGGCTTCCATGGGAAAGGCTTGTAAAGCCTGCTGAGCGCCTCGCTCGTTTGGGATTTAAGATTTCACCATACCTCAACATGCAAATGACTATAACAGAATCAGGAATTTTGGCAGATGAGGGCCTTCGTCATATATTTACATCAAAAGGGAGGCTCTTACAGACAGGTGTAACATGCCGTAACAGGAAACTCGCAGAGACACTCAGACAAATCTCAAAGTTTGGTCCCGTAGCCTTCTATAATGGTTCCATTGGATCCAAATTCATTAGAGATATTCGAAAGGCTGGAGGAATACTTACAATGAATGATTTGCAAAGTTATAAAGTTAAAGTGACAAAGCCAGTATCTATTGACACTCTGGGGCATAAAATACTAGCTATGCCTCCCCCTTCTGGAGGTCCTCTTTTGATACTT ATGCTAAACATTCTTTCCAAATATGGAAATATTTCTGGAGTTTCCGATCCTCTTTGGGTCCATCGACAGATTGAGTCCTTGAAGCATGTATTTGCTGTGAGGATGAATCTTGGTGACCCTGACTTTGTTAATGTGACTAAAGTTCTAGCTGATATGCTTTCTCCTAAATTTGCCGAGGAGTTAAAGAAAACCATACTTGACAACATGACATTTGATCCCAGCCATTATGGTGGCAG GTGGGGACAGATCAATGATCATGGCACCAGTCATTTGTCCATCATAGATCATGAGCAAAATGCCATCTCCATGACCACTACTGTGAATTCATACTTTGGTGCACAAATGCTGTCATCAAGTACAGGAATAGTCCTAAACAATGAAATGGATGATTTCTCCATACCTGGAAATGTTTCAACAGTTCCACCACCAGCGCCAGCCAATTTTATCAGGCCGGGAAAAAGACCATTGTCATCAATGACACCTACCATAATCCTGAAG GATGAGCAACTTAAAGCAGTTGTAGGTGCAAGTGGAGGAGCCATGATCATTCCTGCAACAGCAGAGGTCCTCTTAAATCATTTTGCAAGGGGAATGGATCCACTCTCTTCTGTCCTGGCTCCACGGTTTTATCATCAG CTGTATCCTAATGTGGTGCACTATGAGAACTGGACAACCGTGATAGGTGATCACTTCGAACTTCCTGCTCAAATCAGGAAATCCCTACAAAAGAAAGGCCATGTCCTTGAGCCTCTTGCTGGTGGAGCTATTTGCCAGTTTATAGTTATAGAAGTTTTGAAGAAAAATGGAGGTAGTCAAGAGTTTGTGGCCGTGAGTGATCCAAGAAAAGGAGGGATTCCTGCT